A DNA window from Methylocystis heyeri contains the following coding sequences:
- a CDS encoding UDP-N-acetylmuramoyl-L-alanyl-D-glutamate--2,6-diaminopimelate ligase gives MKLGELLADAALDAGLCDLGIAGLSADSRQIREGFVFFAIPGFAGDGLSFVADAKARGAVAVVAPREAQCGLPLIVVPDVRAALAHAAARFYPRQPETIAAVTGTSGKTSVVAFLRQIWLQLGARSASLGTVGVVDDTGAHYGSLTTPGPVELHRTLDELAGRGVTHLAMEASSLGIDQRRLDGVRLTAAAFTNFSRDHLDHHRDMEDYFAAKARLFDTLLEPGRTAVYDADSDAASRIRAIIEATGLKAFGVGANGDGITLLEADQRAFSTGLRLRCAGVDYSVELPLAGAFQTANALVAAGLAIACGGAPARVLAALEKLQGAPGRLELAGKRLDAPVFIDYAHKPDALEKVLATVRPLAKGRVIVVFGCGGDRDRGKRPLMGGIAARKADVVIVTDDNPRSEDAASIRAAILAGAESAQGAATVEEIGDRREAIFAGVAQLRAGDVLVVAGKGHETGQIVGQVTIPFSDHATVKAALQEYAS, from the coding sequence ATGAAGCTTGGCGAACTCCTCGCGGATGCGGCGCTCGACGCCGGCCTTTGCGATCTCGGGATCGCCGGGCTGAGCGCGGATAGCCGCCAGATCCGCGAGGGTTTTGTTTTCTTCGCCATTCCGGGCTTTGCCGGGGACGGGCTTTCCTTCGTCGCCGACGCCAAGGCGCGCGGCGCCGTCGCCGTGGTCGCCCCGCGCGAGGCGCAATGCGGCTTGCCGCTGATCGTCGTTCCGGACGTGCGGGCTGCGCTCGCCCATGCGGCGGCGAGGTTCTATCCGCGCCAGCCCGAAACCATCGCCGCGGTCACGGGCACCAGCGGCAAGACATCGGTTGTCGCCTTTCTGCGCCAGATATGGCTCCAGCTCGGCGCGCGGTCGGCTTCGCTCGGCACGGTCGGCGTGGTTGACGATACGGGCGCGCATTATGGTTCTCTGACCACGCCGGGCCCTGTGGAGTTGCATCGCACGCTCGACGAACTCGCAGGAAGAGGCGTCACCCATCTCGCCATGGAGGCGTCGTCCCTCGGGATCGACCAGCGCCGGCTCGACGGCGTCAGGCTGACTGCGGCCGCCTTCACGAATTTCTCGCGCGATCACCTCGATCATCACCGCGACATGGAAGATTATTTCGCGGCCAAGGCGCGGCTGTTCGACACGCTGCTGGAGCCAGGCCGCACGGCGGTCTACGACGCCGACAGCGACGCGGCGTCGCGCATTCGCGCCATTATCGAGGCCACGGGGCTCAAAGCTTTCGGCGTCGGCGCAAACGGCGACGGCATTACGCTCCTCGAAGCCGATCAGCGCGCTTTTTCAACCGGCTTGCGCCTGCGCTGCGCCGGCGTCGACTACAGCGTGGAGTTGCCGCTCGCGGGAGCGTTCCAGACCGCAAATGCGCTGGTCGCGGCCGGCCTCGCCATAGCCTGCGGCGGCGCGCCCGCCCGCGTTTTGGCGGCGCTCGAAAAGCTGCAGGGCGCCCCCGGCCGGCTGGAGCTGGCGGGCAAGCGGCTGGACGCGCCGGTTTTCATCGATTACGCCCATAAGCCCGATGCGCTGGAAAAGGTGCTGGCTACGGTGCGCCCGCTCGCCAAAGGGCGCGTGATCGTGGTGTTCGGCTGCGGCGGCGACCGCGATCGCGGCAAGCGCCCGCTGATGGGCGGGATCGCCGCGCGCAAGGCGGATGTCGTCATCGTCACCGACGACAATCCGCGCAGCGAGGACGCCGCCTCGATCCGCGCGGCGATACTGGCCGGCGCCGAAAGCGCACAGGGCGCGGCGACGGTTGAGGAAATCGGCGACCGCCGTGAAGCGATTTTCGCCGGCGTCGCGCAGTTGCGCGCGGGCGACGTTCTGGTCGTCGCCGGCAAAGGCCACGAAACCGGCCAGATCGTGGGACAAGTCACGATCCCCTTCTCCGATCATGCGACCGTGAAGGCGGCCCTTCAGGAATATGCTTCATGA
- a CDS encoding FtsW/RodA/SpoVE family cell cycle protein translates to MISRARRTPLSDWAWTIDRWLLAAIAMIIVGGLVFSMAGSPPEAERLHLHTFYFVNRQALFLLPALIVMFGVSLLSPRHIRRAALVMYVVFLALVIGTIFYGQEVKGARRWILGVQPSEFLKPAFVVLVAWAFSEGARRKDVPGNWLALLLFPLTIAPLVMQPDFGQTMLLSMVWAILYFMAGLHWMWVVGIGGAGAASALLAYKFVPHVHARIQTFLEPPPSVTAGVPTNFQAETALESFISGSWFGKGPGEGTIKRILPDSHTDYVFAVIGEEFGVVVCLALVALFAFIVLRTLFSAARNDDPFCRFASAGLVMLFGLQSCINMMVNLQLMPAKGMTLPFVSYGGSSLISLAIEMGFLLAVTRRRRHSHALTQQADGRSGAVAHNGPYGPVGAPT, encoded by the coding sequence ATGATTTCGCGCGCGCGACGAACGCCGCTTTCCGATTGGGCCTGGACAATAGACCGCTGGCTGCTCGCAGCCATCGCGATGATCATTGTCGGCGGCCTCGTATTCTCGATGGCGGGAAGCCCGCCCGAGGCCGAGCGGCTCCATCTCCACACCTTCTATTTCGTAAACCGGCAGGCCCTGTTCCTGTTGCCGGCGCTGATCGTGATGTTCGGCGTTTCGCTGCTCTCGCCGCGCCATATCCGCCGTGCGGCGCTGGTGATGTATGTCGTGTTTCTGGCGCTGGTCATCGGCACGATATTCTACGGCCAGGAGGTCAAGGGCGCGCGCCGTTGGATCCTGGGGGTGCAGCCCTCGGAGTTCCTGAAGCCGGCCTTCGTCGTGCTGGTCGCCTGGGCTTTTTCGGAAGGAGCCCGCCGCAAGGACGTTCCGGGCAATTGGTTGGCGCTTCTGCTCTTTCCGCTGACCATCGCTCCCCTGGTGATGCAGCCCGACTTCGGCCAGACCATGCTGCTTTCGATGGTGTGGGCCATTCTCTACTTCATGGCCGGCCTCCATTGGATGTGGGTGGTGGGCATCGGCGGGGCGGGCGCGGCCTCGGCGCTGCTCGCCTATAAATTCGTGCCTCACGTTCACGCCCGCATTCAGACCTTTCTGGAGCCGCCGCCATCGGTGACGGCCGGCGTGCCGACCAATTTCCAGGCCGAAACCGCGCTTGAAAGCTTCATCTCCGGTTCCTGGTTCGGCAAGGGCCCGGGAGAAGGAACCATCAAGCGCATCCTGCCGGATTCGCACACCGACTATGTATTCGCAGTGATCGGCGAGGAGTTCGGCGTCGTCGTCTGTCTCGCGCTCGTCGCCCTCTTCGCTTTCATCGTGCTGCGCACGCTGTTCTCGGCCGCGCGCAACGACGATCCCTTTTGCCGCTTCGCCAGCGCCGGGCTCGTCATGCTGTTCGGCCTGCAGAGCTGCATAAATATGATGGTGAATCTCCAGTTGATGCCCGCCAAGGGCATGACCTTGCCTTTCGTGTCCTATGGCGGCTCGTCGTTGATCTCGCTTGCGATCGAAATGGGTTTCCTGCTTGCGGTGACGCGCCGGCGTCGGCATTCCCACGCCCTCACGCAGCAGGCGGATGGGCGATCCGGGGCGGTTGCGCATAACGGTCCCTACGGCCCCGTGGGGGCGCCGACATGA
- the murC gene encoding UDP-N-acetylmuramate--L-alanine ligase, whose amino-acid sequence MKLPRELGPIHFVGIGGIGMSGIAEVLLNLGYTVQGSDASENANVKRLVDKGATIHIGHDAKWLGEAAVVVVSTAIKRDNPELVAARERRLPVVRRAEMLAELMRLKQCVAIAGTHGKTTTTSLVATLLDAGGLDPTVINGGIINAYGTNARLGAGDWMVVEADESDGTFLKLPADVAIVTNIDPEHLDHFQTFDAIKDAFLQFVENLPFYGFAVMCLDHPTVQELVGRIADRRVYTYGENPQADVRLMDVNLEGGVSRFNVLLRDRKTSQATYLENLLLPMPGHHNALNATAAITVAYQLGLSPEQIRKALAGFGGVKRRFTKTGEWNGVSIFDDYGHHPVEIAAVLRAARASTKGKVVAVMQPHRYSRLQSLFDQFATCFNDADAVIISDVYPAGEQKIEGVDRDALVSAIKAHGHRRAVGLPSPEVLPAMIREIVAPGDYVVCLGAGNITQWAYALPEQLEAKG is encoded by the coding sequence ATGAAACTGCCGCGCGAACTCGGCCCCATTCATTTCGTCGGCATCGGCGGCATCGGCATGTCGGGCATCGCCGAGGTGCTGCTCAATCTCGGCTACACGGTCCAGGGTTCGGACGCTTCCGAAAACGCCAATGTGAAGCGATTGGTCGACAAGGGCGCTACGATTCATATCGGCCATGACGCAAAATGGCTGGGCGAGGCCGCCGTCGTCGTCGTCTCAACTGCGATCAAGCGCGACAATCCCGAACTCGTCGCCGCGCGCGAGCGCCGCCTGCCGGTCGTCCGCCGCGCCGAAATGCTCGCCGAGCTGATGCGGCTGAAGCAATGCGTCGCCATAGCGGGCACCCACGGCAAGACCACCACCACCTCGCTGGTCGCCACTCTGCTCGACGCCGGCGGCCTCGATCCCACCGTCATCAATGGCGGCATCATCAACGCCTATGGCACCAACGCCCGCCTCGGCGCCGGCGACTGGATGGTGGTCGAGGCCGATGAAAGCGACGGCACCTTTCTCAAGCTGCCCGCCGACGTCGCCATCGTCACCAATATCGATCCCGAGCATCTCGACCACTTCCAGACCTTCGACGCGATCAAGGACGCCTTTCTGCAATTCGTCGAGAACCTGCCGTTCTACGGCTTTGCGGTGATGTGCCTCGACCATCCCACGGTGCAGGAGCTCGTCGGACGCATCGCGGATCGCCGCGTCTATACCTATGGCGAAAATCCCCAGGCCGATGTGCGGCTGATGGACGTCAATCTGGAAGGCGGCGTATCACGCTTCAATGTGCTGTTGCGCGACCGCAAGACTTCTCAGGCGACCTATCTCGAAAATCTTCTGCTGCCCATGCCGGGCCACCACAATGCGCTGAATGCGACCGCCGCGATCACCGTCGCCTATCAGCTCGGCCTCTCGCCGGAGCAGATCAGAAAGGCGCTCGCGGGCTTTGGCGGCGTCAAGCGCCGCTTCACCAAGACGGGAGAGTGGAACGGGGTTTCCATCTTCGACGACTATGGCCATCATCCGGTGGAAATCGCCGCGGTGCTGCGCGCGGCGCGCGCCTCCACCAAGGGCAAGGTGGTCGCGGTGATGCAGCCGCATCGCTATAGCCGCCTGCAATCTTTGTTCGATCAGTTCGCGACCTGTTTCAACGACGCGGACGCCGTCATTATTTCGGATGTCTATCCCGCCGGCGAACAGAAGATCGAGGGCGTCGATCGCGACGCGCTGGTTTCGGCGATCAAGGCCCATGGCCATCGCCGCGCCGTCGGCCTGCCGTCGCCGGAAGTGTTGCCGGCGATGATCCGCGAGATCGTCGCGCCCGGCGATTATGTGGTGTGCCTCGGCGCCGGCAACATCACTCAATGGGCCTATGCGCTTCCGGAGCAATTGGAAGCGAAGGGGTGA
- the murD gene encoding UDP-N-acetylmuramoyl-L-alanine--D-glutamate ligase → MTPVSVFKGRSVALFGLGGSGLATAHALTAGGASVTAWDDGEAGRAKALAESIRVEDIRGADWTQFDALILAPGVPLTHPVPHWTVECARAAGIEIIGDIELFCRERESRAGGAPFVAITGTNGKSTTTALIAHILREAGRDVQLGGNIGVPILSLEPPADDRIHVVECSSFQIDLTPSLAPTVGVLINLTPDHIDRHGSMENYAAVKERLVAGAEIALVGVDDAFCHAIGARLTERAKPGQRVAPVSAQRVLDWGFYVEGGKIMFREAGHEPQEAEEIGALAGARALRGAHNAQNAAFAAAACWELGLDDDEIARGLLSYPGLPHRMEEAARKGNVVYVNDSKATNADAAAKALASYDEIYWILGGKPKEGGIEELRPFFPRIARAYLIGEATEQFAATLGGDVPFERCVTLQTAIQCAARDAARSAGPEPVVLLSPACASYDQFANFEARGDLFRKLALEIASDHGENP, encoded by the coding sequence ATGACCCCTGTGAGCGTCTTCAAGGGTAGAAGCGTCGCCTTGTTCGGCCTCGGCGGCTCGGGCCTCGCCACCGCCCATGCGCTGACGGCCGGAGGCGCCTCCGTCACCGCCTGGGACGACGGCGAAGCCGGCCGCGCAAAGGCCCTGGCGGAGAGTATTCGCGTCGAGGATATCCGCGGCGCCGATTGGACGCAGTTCGACGCTTTGATCCTCGCCCCGGGCGTGCCGCTGACTCATCCCGTTCCCCATTGGACGGTGGAGTGCGCCAGGGCCGCAGGGATCGAGATTATCGGGGACATAGAGCTTTTTTGCCGGGAGCGGGAAAGCCGCGCGGGCGGGGCGCCTTTCGTGGCGATCACCGGCACCAACGGCAAATCGACCACGACCGCGCTCATCGCCCATATTCTGCGGGAGGCGGGACGCGACGTGCAGCTCGGCGGCAATATCGGCGTGCCGATACTTTCGCTGGAGCCGCCGGCCGACGACCGCATCCATGTGGTCGAATGCTCGTCCTTCCAGATCGACCTCACGCCGTCGCTGGCCCCCACCGTGGGCGTGCTCATCAACCTCACGCCCGACCATATCGACCGGCACGGCTCCATGGAAAATTACGCCGCGGTGAAGGAGCGGCTGGTCGCGGGCGCGGAGATTGCGCTGGTCGGGGTCGACGACGCCTTCTGCCACGCCATCGGCGCCCGCCTGACCGAACGGGCGAAGCCGGGCCAGCGCGTCGCTCCCGTATCCGCCCAGCGCGTTCTCGATTGGGGATTTTATGTCGAGGGCGGCAAGATCATGTTTCGCGAAGCCGGCCATGAGCCGCAGGAGGCGGAGGAGATCGGCGCCCTCGCCGGCGCCCGCGCGCTGCGCGGCGCCCATAACGCCCAGAATGCCGCTTTCGCCGCAGCCGCATGCTGGGAGCTCGGTCTCGACGACGACGAGATCGCTCGCGGCCTCCTCAGCTATCCGGGGTTGCCGCATCGCATGGAGGAAGCGGCGCGCAAGGGCAATGTCGTCTATGTGAACGACAGCAAGGCCACCAACGCCGACGCAGCCGCCAAGGCGCTCGCGAGCTACGACGAGATCTACTGGATCCTCGGCGGCAAGCCCAAGGAAGGCGGCATAGAGGAACTGCGCCCTTTCTTTCCGCGCATCGCCAGGGCCTATCTCATCGGCGAGGCGACCGAGCAATTCGCCGCGACGCTGGGCGGCGATGTTCCCTTCGAGCGCTGCGTCACGCTGCAAACCGCGATCCAGTGCGCCGCGCGCGACGCCGCTCGCAGCGCCGGACCGGAGCCGGTCGTGCTGCTTTCGCCGGCCTGCGCCTCTTATGACCAATTCGCCAATTTCGAGGCCCGCGGAGATCTGTTCCGGAAACTCGCCCTGGAAATCGCGTCCGACCACGGAGAAAACCCATGA
- a CDS encoding UDP-N-acetylglucosamine--N-acetylmuramyl-(pentapeptide) pyrophosphoryl-undecaprenol N-acetylglucosamine transferase, producing the protein MSLGPVLLAAGGTGGHLFPAEALAHVLSRRGVPVELVTDERALRYGDSFPARAMHTIHSATPRGGSPLARASAVARLGLGVVQSLALVRRLQPRAVIGFGGYPTVPPLVAAWLLRTPTVLHEANGVMGKANRFLAGRVDAIAAGFPLGGVPESWRGKIVVTGNPLRPNAIAAMSEPYPEANGCLRLLVTGGSQGARVMSDIVPAAVAALPEELRARLVIVQQTRQEDIARVSGVYERAGVAPEIAPFFSDLPHRIAQAQLVIARSGASTVSELAAIGRASILVPLPHALDQDQANNAAVLQSVGGAEVVRQENFTPRYLTERLMQFLADPEALRRGGENARKAGVADAAERLADLVEKTAGARLVLAESKPAV; encoded by the coding sequence ATGAGCCTCGGCCCCGTATTGCTCGCCGCCGGAGGCACCGGCGGTCACCTCTTCCCCGCGGAGGCGCTGGCGCACGTGCTGAGCCGGCGCGGCGTTCCTGTGGAACTCGTCACCGACGAAAGGGCGCTGCGCTACGGCGATAGTTTTCCCGCGCGGGCGATGCACACTATTCATTCGGCGACGCCGCGGGGCGGCTCGCCGCTGGCTCGGGCCAGCGCAGTGGCGCGTCTCGGCCTCGGGGTCGTTCAGTCACTCGCGCTCGTCCGCCGGCTCCAGCCCCGCGCCGTCATCGGCTTTGGCGGTTATCCCACCGTGCCGCCGCTCGTCGCCGCATGGCTCCTGCGCACGCCGACCGTGCTGCATGAAGCCAATGGCGTGATGGGCAAAGCCAACCGCTTTTTGGCCGGCCGGGTCGACGCCATCGCCGCGGGCTTTCCGCTCGGCGGCGTTCCCGAGTCATGGCGCGGGAAGATCGTCGTCACCGGCAACCCGCTGCGGCCCAACGCCATCGCGGCCATGTCGGAACCTTACCCCGAAGCCAATGGCTGCTTGCGCCTGCTTGTGACCGGCGGTTCGCAGGGTGCGCGCGTGATGTCGGATATCGTGCCGGCGGCCGTTGCGGCGCTGCCCGAGGAATTGCGCGCGCGGCTCGTCATCGTGCAGCAGACGCGGCAGGAGGATATCGCCCGCGTGAGCGGCGTCTATGAGCGCGCCGGCGTTGCGCCGGAGATCGCGCCCTTCTTTTCCGATCTGCCCCATCGCATAGCGCAGGCGCAGCTCGTGATCGCGCGTTCGGGGGCCTCCACGGTTTCGGAGCTGGCGGCCATAGGGCGCGCGTCGATCCTGGTGCCGCTGCCCCATGCGCTCGACCAGGACCAGGCCAACAACGCCGCCGTGCTTCAATCCGTCGGCGGGGCCGAGGTCGTGCGGCAGGAGAACTTCACCCCGCGCTACCTCACCGAGCGTCTGATGCAGTTTCTCGCCGATCCCGAGGCGTTGCGCAGGGGCGGCGAAAACGCCAGGAAGGCGGGCGTCGCCGACGCGGCGGAACGACTCGCCGATCTCGTGGAGAAGACGGCCGGAGCGCGTTTGGTCCTGGCTGAATCAAAACCGGCGGTCTAG
- a CDS encoding UDP-N-acetylmuramoylalanyl-D-glutamyl-2,6-diaminopimelate--D-alanyl-D-alanine ligase — protein MIQEPLWTGLALFGALNARLSGGGVPREIGGVSIDTRTLQKGDLFLAIKGEARDGHEFVRAAHEKGAAAAVVDEAHARELSDAGPLYVVKDVQAALERLGASARARSGAYVAAITGSVGKTSTKEMARVAFSRFGATHASAASYNNQWGVPLSLARMHAATRFGVFELGMNHAGEIAGLVEQVKPHVAVVTRVAAVHLQHFENIEQIADAKAEVFGGVLEGGVAVINRDDETYDRLARAAAASPAAHVFTFGGHESSDARLIGYKTVGSMGVAEARVFGRRVDFRINAPGLHMAQNALAVLLTAHVFDVDLDEAAAALEDFTPPTGRGLREQLAVEGGEITLIDESYNANPTSMRAALELLKSAWVGSGGRRIAVLGDMLELGPHSGELHAELADDLSRAGVDLAFTAGPDMARAYYDAPERMRGAHRRTASELEELVVAALRPGDVVMVKGSNGSRMGQIVAALRKKSASTANAS, from the coding sequence ATGATCCAGGAACCCTTATGGACCGGCCTCGCCCTTTTCGGGGCGCTCAATGCGCGATTGAGCGGCGGAGGCGTTCCGCGCGAAATCGGCGGCGTCTCGATCGACACGCGCACGTTGCAGAAGGGCGATCTCTTCCTGGCCATCAAGGGCGAGGCCCGCGACGGTCATGAGTTCGTGCGTGCAGCGCATGAAAAGGGCGCCGCGGCGGCTGTCGTCGACGAAGCCCATGCGCGCGAATTGTCCGATGCGGGGCCGCTCTATGTGGTCAAAGACGTGCAGGCCGCGCTGGAACGCCTCGGCGCTTCCGCCCGGGCGCGTTCGGGGGCCTATGTCGCGGCGATCACGGGGTCGGTCGGCAAGACTTCCACCAAGGAAATGGCCAGGGTCGCATTCTCGCGCTTCGGCGCGACTCACGCCTCCGCCGCCTCCTACAACAATCAGTGGGGCGTGCCGCTCTCGCTCGCGAGAATGCATGCCGCGACGCGCTTCGGCGTTTTTGAGCTCGGCATGAACCACGCCGGCGAGATTGCCGGGCTGGTGGAGCAGGTGAAGCCTCATGTCGCGGTGGTGACGCGCGTCGCCGCGGTGCATCTCCAGCATTTCGAGAACATCGAGCAGATCGCCGACGCCAAGGCGGAAGTGTTCGGCGGCGTTCTCGAGGGCGGCGTCGCGGTCATCAATCGCGACGACGAAACCTATGACCGTCTCGCCAGGGCCGCGGCGGCGTCTCCCGCCGCGCATGTCTTCACCTTCGGCGGGCATGAAAGCTCCGACGCCCGGCTGATCGGCTACAAGACCGTCGGCTCGATGGGCGTCGCGGAGGCGCGCGTCTTCGGCCGTCGCGTCGACTTCCGCATCAATGCGCCCGGCCTCCACATGGCGCAAAACGCGCTTGCAGTGCTGCTCACGGCGCATGTGTTCGACGTCGATCTCGATGAAGCGGCGGCGGCGCTGGAGGATTTCACTCCTCCGACAGGCCGCGGGCTTCGCGAGCAGCTCGCCGTCGAAGGCGGGGAAATCACGCTCATCGACGAGAGCTACAACGCCAACCCGACCTCCATGCGCGCCGCGCTCGAACTGCTCAAATCCGCTTGGGTCGGGTCGGGCGGAAGGCGCATCGCGGTGCTGGGCGACATGCTCGAGCTTGGACCGCATTCCGGCGAGCTGCACGCCGAACTGGCCGACGATCTCTCGCGCGCCGGAGTCGATCTCGCCTTCACCGCCGGCCCCGACATGGCGCGCGCCTATTACGACGCGCCGGAGCGGATGCGGGGCGCGCATCGCCGCACGGCGTCGGAGCTCGAAGAGCTGGTCGTCGCGGCGCTCCGTCCCGGCGACGTCGTGATGGTGAAAGGCTCCAATGGTTCGCGCATGGGCCAAATCGTAGCGGCCTTGCGCAAGAAATCCGCTTCCACCGCGAACGCAAGTTAA
- the mraY gene encoding phospho-N-acetylmuramoyl-pentapeptide-transferase — protein MLTLLAELSHIFGPLNIFRYITFRAACAAATALYFVFLFGPGIIAALRIKQGKGQPIREDGPASHLLTKKGTPTMGGLMILSGLVVSTLLWANLKNPYVWIVLFVTVSFGGIGFYDDYLKVSKQSHKGFSGRMRLLLEFLIAGSACYALMLAGTDDTTKLAVPMLKGFLLNLGWFFIPFGAFVIVSAGNCVNLTDGLDGLAIVPSMIAAGTFAIFAYLVGNSIFSNYLGVNHVTGVGELTIVCSALIGAGLGFLWFNAPPAQIFMGDTGSLALGGLLGAIAVSVKQEFVLAIVGGLFVLEGASVIIQVGYFKMTGRRIFLMAPIHHHFEQKGWKEPQIVIRFWIIAFVLALIGLSTLKLR, from the coding sequence ATGCTCACGCTGCTCGCGGAACTCTCCCATATCTTCGGACCGCTGAACATCTTCCGCTACATCACCTTCCGCGCGGCCTGCGCGGCGGCGACGGCGTTGTATTTCGTGTTTTTGTTCGGGCCGGGAATCATCGCCGCGCTGCGCATCAAGCAGGGCAAGGGCCAGCCGATCCGCGAGGACGGCCCGGCCTCGCACCTCCTCACCAAGAAAGGCACGCCCACCATGGGCGGGCTGATGATCCTTTCCGGGCTGGTCGTCAGCACATTGCTTTGGGCCAATCTGAAGAACCCTTATGTCTGGATCGTGCTGTTCGTGACCGTCTCCTTCGGCGGCATCGGCTTTTACGACGATTATCTCAAGGTCTCGAAGCAATCCCACAAGGGCTTTTCCGGCCGCATGAGGCTGCTGCTGGAGTTCCTGATCGCCGGCTCGGCCTGCTACGCCCTGATGCTCGCCGGAACCGACGACACGACGAAGCTCGCCGTGCCCATGCTCAAGGGCTTCCTGCTCAATCTCGGCTGGTTCTTCATTCCCTTCGGGGCCTTCGTGATCGTGTCCGCGGGCAATTGCGTCAATCTCACCGACGGTCTCGACGGCCTCGCCATCGTGCCTTCCATGATCGCCGCCGGAACCTTTGCGATTTTCGCCTATCTCGTCGGCAATTCGATCTTCTCGAACTATCTCGGCGTCAATCACGTCACCGGGGTCGGCGAACTCACCATCGTCTGCTCGGCCCTGATCGGCGCAGGCCTCGGCTTTTTGTGGTTCAATGCGCCGCCCGCGCAGATTTTCATGGGAGACACCGGCTCGCTCGCCCTCGGCGGACTGCTCGGCGCGATAGCCGTTTCGGTCAAGCAGGAGTTCGTGCTCGCCATCGTGGGCGGCCTTTTCGTGCTGGAAGGCGCTTCGGTGATCATCCAGGTCGGCTATTTCAAAATGACCGGAAGGCGCATCTTCCTGATGGCGCCGATCCACCATCATTTCGAGCAAAAGGGCTGGAAAGAGCCGCAAATCGTGATCCGTTTCTGGATCATCGCCTTTGTGCTCGCGCTGATCGGCCTCTCCACTTTGAAGCTGAGGTGA